Proteins from one Desulfonema limicola genomic window:
- a CDS encoding sirohydrochlorin cobaltochelatase — translation MQDKFIKIPIVMAAFGTTRRAMETYSFIDNYCKKRFPGHDILWAFSSRMVKDWSKKRHDIDILHPYQVLNQLEDQGHKWAVVQSMHLMCGHEFYRLVEEIKDCEIRTSVGLPLLCEPEDYQAAVTIFSNSFPDIDQEAVIMVGHGTDHPGWCTYLALNYIFSENFKSGIYVGVVEKNGYPPRDKIIQEVKHAGYKKVRLIPFMLVAGMHVEDDLAGSEDSWQKAFEEQGISVFVENKGLGFHKKIIELYCRHIENALDVIPGVSGNLS, via the coding sequence TTGCAAGATAAATTTATAAAAATCCCTATTGTAATGGCAGCTTTTGGAACTACCAGAAGAGCTATGGAAACCTATTCTTTTATAGATAACTATTGTAAAAAACGTTTTCCAGGACATGATATCTTATGGGCTTTTTCCTCAAGAATGGTTAAAGACTGGTCAAAAAAAAGGCATGATATTGACATCCTGCATCCTTATCAGGTTTTGAATCAGCTGGAAGATCAAGGCCATAAATGGGCAGTGGTTCAATCCATGCATCTTATGTGCGGTCATGAATTTTACAGGCTGGTTGAAGAGATTAAAGATTGTGAGATTCGTACATCAGTGGGACTTCCCCTGCTTTGCGAACCTGAAGATTATCAGGCTGCAGTAACAATATTTTCCAATTCTTTTCCTGATATTGACCAGGAAGCCGTAATTATGGTGGGTCATGGTACTGACCATCCTGGATGGTGTACTTATCTTGCTTTAAATTATATTTTTTCTGAAAACTTCAAATCTGGAATATATGTGGGTGTGGTTGAAAAAAATGGGTATCCTCCAAGGGATAAAATAATTCAGGAGGTGAAACATGCAGGATATAAAAAGGTAAGGCTTATTCCTTTTATGCTGGTAGCAGGAATGCACGTTGAAGACGATCTTGCAGGCAGTGAAGATTCATGGCAGAAAGCATTTGAAGAACAGGGAATTTCAGTTTTTGTGGAAAATAAGGGGCTGGGTTTTCACAAAAAAATTATAGAATTATACTGCCGCCACATAGAAAATGCTCTGGATGTTATTCCAGGGGTTTCAGGAAATCTTTCCTGA
- the topA gene encoding type I DNA topoisomerase encodes MSKPLVVVESPTKVKTIKKYLGKDYNVAATVGHIKDLPSKELGIDVEKEFKPKYRNIPGKQKVISTLKKEAGDADDIYLAPDPDREGEAIAWHTAEILKKKDRRFHRVLFHELTKNGIKEAMSHPEELNAQKYEAQKARRILDRLVGYQISPLLWRKVKNGLSAGRVQSVAVRIICERERAIQAFIPEEYWSITAYLKADAPPPFTAKLSKIKGQKASIPDKQTSDNILADLGENRIIVDKVIKKTTKRNPQPPFTTSKLQQEAIRKLRFSAKKTMTVAQQLYEGIDLESGDPVGLITYMRTDSTRIANEAAIEALELIQSQFGKDYVIDKPRFFKNTKKVQDAHEAIRPTSVFNTPEQVKPYLSKDQHDLYSLIWKRFVASQMQQALINNNSISINVLDYQFSATGSTIKFPGFMVLYLSADEAAKEEKEKTTLPELKEGEELILEKYEPRQHFTQPPPRFSEASLVKELEENGIGRPSTYAAILSTIQGKGYVDRAKGYFVPSELGFIVNDLVVQSFPDILDVEFTARMEDDLDRVESGEIKAISILNRFYEPFQKELDAAVEGMLSMKGVGLETDILCPQCSKSVHVKVGKNGHFLACSGYPECNFSRDYIRDEKGKIQIIEPDPEDAVDKKCEKCGKPMVVKRGKYGTFLACSGYPECKNTQSVNTGNGGQSTGVKCCEPGCDGDLVERRSKRGKTFYGCSRFPECTFAIWDKPVNKPCPQCNAPFMVEKTTKKQGTILKCNDKSCGYKESVEEGVEEDSGESGGEKVSDESGKIS; translated from the coding sequence GTGAGTAAACCTCTTGTTGTTGTCGAATCACCTACTAAGGTTAAAACTATAAAAAAATATCTTGGAAAAGATTATAATGTAGCTGCCACAGTCGGCCATATAAAAGATCTGCCTTCAAAGGAACTTGGTATTGATGTTGAAAAAGAGTTTAAACCGAAATACAGAAATATTCCAGGAAAACAAAAGGTTATTTCAACATTAAAAAAAGAGGCCGGAGATGCAGATGATATTTACCTGGCTCCTGACCCTGACCGTGAAGGGGAAGCTATTGCATGGCACACAGCTGAGATTTTAAAAAAAAAGGATCGCAGATTTCACCGTGTCCTGTTTCATGAGCTGACCAAAAACGGGATTAAAGAGGCTATGTCCCATCCTGAAGAATTGAATGCCCAAAAATATGAAGCTCAAAAAGCCCGAAGAATACTTGACAGACTTGTGGGGTATCAAATTTCCCCCCTGCTGTGGAGAAAGGTAAAAAACGGTTTAAGTGCCGGAAGGGTTCAATCTGTTGCAGTACGAATTATCTGTGAACGGGAAAGGGCAATACAGGCATTTATTCCTGAAGAATACTGGTCTATAACAGCTTATCTAAAAGCAGATGCACCGCCTCCTTTTACAGCAAAGCTTTCTAAAATAAAAGGTCAAAAAGCCAGTATTCCTGATAAGCAGACATCTGATAATATTTTGGCAGATCTTGGGGAAAACAGGATTATTGTTGACAAGGTAATAAAAAAAACTACAAAGCGCAATCCCCAGCCTCCTTTTACCACAAGTAAACTTCAGCAGGAAGCCATAAGAAAGCTCAGGTTTTCTGCAAAAAAAACAATGACTGTGGCACAGCAGCTTTACGAAGGAATAGACCTGGAATCAGGCGATCCTGTTGGTTTGATTACATATATGAGAACAGATTCAACAAGAATTGCAAATGAAGCAGCAATAGAAGCACTTGAATTAATCCAGTCTCAATTTGGCAAAGACTATGTGATTGATAAACCGCGGTTTTTTAAAAATACCAAAAAGGTTCAGGATGCCCATGAAGCTATCCGCCCCACATCAGTATTTAACACCCCAGAACAGGTCAAACCCTATCTTTCCAAAGATCAGCATGATCTTTATTCTCTTATATGGAAACGTTTTGTAGCATCCCAGATGCAGCAGGCTCTGATTAATAATAATTCTATTTCCATAAATGTCTTGGATTATCAATTTTCTGCAACTGGTTCAACCATTAAATTTCCAGGTTTTATGGTTCTTTATCTTTCTGCTGATGAAGCAGCTAAAGAAGAAAAAGAGAAAACAACACTTCCTGAATTAAAAGAAGGTGAAGAACTTATACTGGAAAAATATGAACCCAGGCAGCATTTTACCCAGCCTCCTCCAAGATTTTCAGAAGCATCACTGGTTAAGGAACTGGAGGAAAACGGTATTGGCCGTCCAAGCACCTATGCGGCCATTCTGTCAACCATTCAGGGAAAAGGTTATGTTGACAGGGCTAAAGGATATTTTGTGCCAAGTGAGCTGGGATTTATTGTGAATGACCTGGTAGTGCAAAGTTTTCCTGATATTCTTGATGTTGAATTTACAGCCAGGATGGAAGACGATCTGGACAGGGTGGAAAGCGGTGAAATAAAAGCAATAAGCATACTCAACCGTTTTTATGAACCTTTTCAAAAAGAACTGGATGCTGCTGTTGAAGGAATGCTCAGTATGAAAGGTGTAGGGCTGGAAACTGATATTTTATGCCCCCAGTGCAGCAAGTCCGTTCATGTCAAGGTAGGTAAAAACGGTCATTTCCTGGCTTGCAGCGGTTATCCTGAATGTAATTTTTCAAGAGATTATATAAGGGATGAAAAAGGAAAAATCCAGATTATTGAGCCTGATCCTGAAGATGCAGTTGATAAGAAATGTGAAAAATGCGGCAAGCCTATGGTTGTTAAACGAGGAAAGTACGGCACATTCCTGGCTTGCAGCGGTTATCCTGAATGTAAAAACACCCAGTCGGTAAATACTGGAAATGGAGGACAGTCAACAGGTGTTAAATGTTGTGAACCTGGCTGTGATGGTGATTTGGTTGAACGCCGTTCTAAACGCGGAAAAACCTTTTATGGATGCAGCCGTTTTCCTGAATGCACTTTTGCCATATGGGATAAACCTGTTAATAAACCCTGCCCCCAGTGCAATGCACCATTTATGGTTGAAAAAACAACTAAAAAACAAGGAACAATACTTAAATGTAATGATAAATCATGCGGATATAAAGAATCTGTTGAAGAGGGTGTTGAAGAAGATTCTGGAGAATCTGGCGGTGAAAAAGTTAGTGATGAGTCAGGAAAGATTTCCTGA
- the yajC gene encoding preprotein translocase subunit YajC, whose amino-acid sequence MVSIVYAMGGPGGGAAGGQGGIASLVPLILMFVIFYFLLIRPQQKKAKEHQEMLKNLKKGDRIITNGGLYGQIIALDTESISLEIADKVRVKIGRGYVAGLLKSPSQEQSQKKQKPEKQKSDQLKSK is encoded by the coding sequence TTGGTAAGTATCGTTTATGCAATGGGAGGACCCGGGGGTGGTGCAGCCGGTGGTCAGGGAGGCATAGCTTCGCTGGTTCCTCTGATCTTGATGTTTGTTATTTTTTATTTTCTGTTAATCAGGCCTCAGCAAAAAAAGGCTAAAGAACATCAGGAAATGCTGAAAAATTTAAAAAAAGGTGACCGCATTATTACAAACGGCGGACTTTATGGTCAGATTATAGCCCTTGATACAGAATCAATTTCTCTTGAAATTGCCGATAAAGTAAGGGTTAAAATTGGAAGGGGTTATGTTGCAGGACTGCTTAAAAGCCCATCCCAGGAACAGTCTCAGAAAAAACAAAAACCGGAAAAACAAAAATCCGATCAACTTAAATCCAAATAA
- the secF gene encoding protein translocase subunit SecF has protein sequence MQFIKPDINIDIIGKRKIGFIVSAGFILLSIVSLIIHGGPKYGIDFSGGTVIQVKFESQVSIDKIKTGLAEMNIDKPSIQAFGDTKDHEYLIRTDMSEITEQGFSKKIQESLTNAAGSNAEVRRVEMVGPQVGQDLREKALFAMFYALLFITIYISGRFELKWLLSGVVAAALMGSVYILSLLNMSIPFLIFSALIVSLVLFWFLEFKYAMGAIVALIHDIIITVGIFSLFGKEFSLPIIAALLTIIGYSLNDTIIVFDRIRENLRKYSKNPLEVIINKSINETLSRTILTSTTTLIVVIALFVLGGGIIHDFAFALIVGVFIGTYSSIYVASPILLAWQEFGRKKS, from the coding sequence ATGCAATTTATCAAACCTGATATCAATATTGATATTATAGGCAAAAGAAAGATAGGTTTTATTGTGTCTGCAGGATTTATCCTGCTCAGTATTGTGTCTCTGATTATTCATGGAGGCCCTAAATACGGTATTGATTTTTCCGGCGGGACTGTGATTCAGGTAAAATTTGAATCTCAAGTCAGTATTGACAAGATTAAAACCGGTCTTGCAGAAATGAATATAGACAAACCCTCAATCCAGGCTTTTGGCGATACAAAGGATCATGAATACCTGATACGCACAGATATGTCTGAAATCACGGAACAGGGTTTTTCCAAAAAGATTCAAGAAAGCCTGACAAATGCAGCAGGCAGCAATGCAGAGGTAAGAAGGGTTGAAATGGTAGGCCCCCAGGTAGGTCAAGACCTGAGGGAAAAAGCTTTATTTGCCATGTTTTATGCTCTTTTGTTTATTACAATTTATATTTCAGGACGTTTTGAATTAAAATGGCTGTTAAGCGGTGTGGTTGCTGCAGCTCTTATGGGTTCGGTTTATATCCTTTCCCTGCTTAATATGAGTATTCCATTTCTTATTTTTTCAGCCTTGATTGTAAGTCTGGTTTTGTTCTGGTTTCTTGAATTTAAATATGCAATGGGAGCCATTGTTGCTCTTATCCATGATATCATCATAACTGTCGGGATTTTTTCTCTTTTTGGCAAAGAGTTTTCACTGCCCATAATTGCAGCACTTCTTACTATTATTGGATATTCTCTTAATGATACAATTATCGTATTTGACCGCATAAGGGAAAACTTGAGAAAATACAGTAAAAATCCCCTGGAGGTAATAATTAATAAAAGTATCAATGAAACCCTGAGCAGAACCATACTTACATCAACCACAACACTTATAGTTGTTATTGCTCTTTTTGTTCTGGGCGGAGGTATTATCCACGATTTTGCTTTTGCTTTGATTGTTGGGGTTTTTATAGGAACATATTCTTCAATATATGTTGCAAGCCCGATTCTGCTGGCATGGCAGGAGTTTGGAAGGAAAAAATCTTAG
- the secD gene encoding protein translocase subunit SecD has protein sequence MKTFSWKTGMVAVVLIAAVIYILPTLVPGMWPHKKINLGLDLQGGMHLVLEVDTDKAVENTVERIIQELRGILKKEKIRYTSIERIEKIKISAAISQEYSDGFNKVLDDEFRNLRIVSKSGTEQGVNIIMDLPEDEVREIKKMAAEQALETIRNRIDQFGVSEPDIRNQGEKRILIQLPGIKDPERAIKLLGETALLEFKLLDETNSPYEAEKGTVPPGDELLYQIKVDRTTNREIKTPFLVKKQSLLTGASLADARVQIDSQYNEPYVSIKFDKKGARIFERITGENVQKRLAIVLDDKVYSAPVIQEKIGGGEARITGSFTTEEARDLAIVLRAGALPAPVKILEERTVGPSLGADSIKQGLASMVLGGILVVVFMVIYYNKAGFIADMALILNILLIAAGLAAFQATLTLPGIAGIILTIGMAVDANVLIFERIREEIAVGKTPHAAVSAGYDRATLTILDANVTTLIAALVLFQFGTGPVKGFAVTLSLGVVSSLFTALYVTRIVFDYLLLNRKLKTLSI, from the coding sequence TTGAAAACATTTTCATGGAAAACGGGTATGGTAGCAGTTGTTCTTATTGCAGCTGTTATCTATATTCTTCCGACACTTGTACCTGGTATGTGGCCCCATAAAAAAATCAATCTGGGCCTTGACCTCCAGGGAGGTATGCACCTGGTACTTGAAGTAGATACGGATAAAGCTGTTGAAAATACGGTAGAAAGAATAATTCAGGAGCTTCGGGGAATTCTGAAAAAAGAAAAAATTCGATATACAAGTATTGAACGTATTGAAAAGATAAAAATATCTGCCGCAATTTCTCAGGAATATTCTGATGGTTTTAACAAAGTATTAGATGATGAATTCCGCAATCTCCGTATAGTGTCAAAATCAGGTACAGAGCAAGGTGTAAATATAATAATGGATCTGCCTGAAGATGAGGTCAGGGAAATTAAAAAAATGGCTGCAGAACAGGCCCTTGAAACCATTAGAAACCGTATTGACCAGTTTGGGGTAAGTGAGCCGGATATACGCAACCAGGGTGAAAAAAGGATTTTAATCCAGCTTCCAGGCATAAAAGACCCTGAAAGGGCTATAAAACTTCTTGGTGAAACAGCCCTTCTTGAATTTAAGCTGCTTGATGAAACCAACAGCCCTTATGAAGCTGAAAAAGGAACGGTTCCTCCTGGTGATGAATTATTGTATCAGATCAAGGTTGACAGGACAACCAACCGTGAAATAAAAACCCCTTTTCTTGTAAAAAAACAGTCTCTTCTTACAGGAGCATCCCTGGCAGATGCACGGGTGCAGATTGACTCTCAATATAATGAACCTTATGTATCAATTAAATTTGATAAAAAAGGAGCAAGAATATTTGAACGAATCACAGGTGAAAATGTACAAAAAAGGCTTGCTATCGTACTTGATGACAAGGTTTATTCTGCTCCGGTAATCCAGGAAAAAATCGGCGGCGGAGAGGCACGCATCACAGGCAGTTTTACGACTGAAGAAGCAAGGGACCTTGCTATAGTACTAAGGGCAGGCGCACTGCCGGCACCTGTTAAGATTCTTGAAGAAAGAACAGTTGGGCCTTCTCTGGGAGCAGATTCCATAAAACAGGGCCTGGCATCAATGGTTTTAGGCGGTATTCTGGTAGTTGTTTTTATGGTAATTTATTACAATAAAGCAGGTTTCATTGCTGATATGGCACTTATTCTCAATATCCTGCTCATTGCTGCAGGTCTTGCAGCATTTCAGGCAACACTGACTCTTCCAGGTATTGCAGGAATAATCCTTACCATTGGCATGGCAGTTGATGCAAATGTTCTTATATTTGAAAGAATAAGGGAAGAAATAGCAGTTGGCAAAACTCCTCATGCAGCAGTAAGTGCAGGATATGACAGGGCAACCCTTACAATTCTGGATGCCAATGTAACAACCTTGATTGCAGCACTGGTTCTTTTCCAGTTTGGAACAGGTCCGGTCAAAGGCTTTGCTGTTACCTTGAGCCTGGGTGTTGTTTCCAGCTTATTTACGGCTCTGTACGTTACAAGGATTGTATTCGATTATTTACTGCTAAACAGGAAGCTTAAGACCTTAAGCATATAA
- the thyX gene encoding FAD-dependent thymidylate synthase, giving the protein MKIIPPSHEILFIPDKDTVLKNIELAGRTCYKSENKITPDSAAGFIKGIIKSGHHSVIEHINVSVRFICDRGVTHEIVRHRLAAYSQESTRYANYSKDKFENQITVIRPFFWDEDSQAYKDWFSAMEYCEKIYMKLINEGAKPEQARSVLPNSLKTEIVMTANLREWRHVLNLRCSKPAHPQIRELMLPLLAEFHNKIPVVFDDIYEKYEAEIAR; this is encoded by the coding sequence ATGAAAATAATTCCCCCGTCCCATGAGATTTTGTTTATACCTGACAAAGATACTGTTTTAAAGAATATAGAACTTGCAGGCCGAACCTGTTATAAAAGTGAAAATAAAATTACTCCTGATTCTGCTGCCGGTTTTATCAAGGGAATTATTAAATCAGGGCATCACAGTGTTATTGAACATATAAATGTAAGTGTCAGGTTTATATGTGACAGAGGAGTAACCCACGAAATAGTCAGACACCGGCTTGCCGCATACAGCCAGGAGTCCACAAGATATGCAAATTATTCAAAAGATAAATTTGAAAATCAAATAACTGTAATCAGGCCCTTTTTCTGGGATGAGGATTCCCAGGCATATAAAGACTGGTTTTCAGCCATGGAATATTGTGAAAAGATTTATATGAAACTTATTAATGAAGGTGCAAAGCCCGAACAGGCCAGAAGTGTCCTGCCCAACAGCCTTAAAACTGAAATCGTTATGACTGCAAATCTAAGAGAATGGCGGCATGTACTTAATCTCAGGTGTTCAAAGCCTGCCCATCCTCAAATCAGGGAGCTTATGCTGCCTCTGCTTGCAGAATTTCATAATAAAATACCAGTTGTATTTGATGATATTTATGAAAAATATGAGGCTGAGATTGCAAGATAA
- the dprA gene encoding DNA-processing protein DprA: MDQKTAEILPWFILRSVPGIGNLLFKRLLDRFKLPENALTASYEELVSVNGITDRLARAVIGHKTSDPVKREIELIDAKGCKIITMKDPEYPGLLLQIPDPPPFLYVYGDLGSCSANIAVVGSRNATRYGMFTTKKLSADLAVLKFTIVSGMARGIDTAAHSGALDAGGKTIAVLGSGFEKVYPAENIALFHRIARSGAVITEFPLNAGPEPHHFPVRNRIISGISLGTVIVEAAKKSGSLITARLALEQNREVFAVPGNIHSFKSAGTHSLIKQGAKLVENAQDIVEELSHLIRFHMAKNHISPEDILKHAPRLSPEQLQVVQALGPYPVHIDELIRKLSINPGNLSSILLQLELKGIVVQSPGKMFSIELDKDVK, translated from the coding sequence ATGGATCAGAAGACAGCAGAAATCCTTCCGTGGTTCATTTTAAGGAGTGTTCCAGGAATAGGAAACCTACTTTTCAAACGCCTTCTGGATCGTTTTAAATTACCTGAAAATGCCTTAACAGCATCATATGAAGAACTTGTATCTGTAAACGGCATCACTGACAGGCTGGCACGGGCTGTTATCGGCCATAAAACCAGTGATCCGGTTAAGCGGGAAATAGAGCTTATAGATGCAAAAGGCTGTAAAATCATAACAATGAAAGACCCTGAATACCCGGGTCTTTTACTTCAAATTCCCGATCCCCCTCCTTTTTTATATGTTTATGGAGACCTTGGCTCATGCAGTGCAAATATTGCTGTTGTAGGGTCCCGAAATGCAACCCGTTATGGTATGTTCACAACAAAAAAATTAAGTGCAGACCTGGCAGTCTTAAAATTTACCATTGTCAGCGGAATGGCACGGGGAATTGATACTGCTGCCCATTCAGGGGCACTTGATGCAGGAGGGAAAACCATTGCAGTTTTGGGAAGTGGTTTTGAAAAGGTTTATCCTGCTGAAAACATTGCTCTGTTTCACAGGATTGCCCGGTCAGGAGCAGTAATAACCGAATTTCCTCTGAATGCCGGACCTGAACCCCATCATTTTCCTGTACGCAACAGGATAATAAGTGGAATATCCCTTGGAACTGTTATTGTTGAAGCGGCAAAAAAAAGCGGCTCCCTTATAACTGCAAGACTGGCTCTTGAACAGAATAGAGAAGTATTTGCTGTTCCAGGCAATATACATTCCTTTAAAAGTGCCGGAACCCACAGCCTGATAAAACAAGGAGCTAAACTGGTTGAAAATGCACAGGATATTGTAGAAGAACTGTCCCATTTAATCAGGTTTCATATGGCTAAAAATCACATAAGCCCCGAGGACATACTCAAACATGCTCCCCGGCTTTCCCCTGAACAATTACAGGTTGTTCAGGCACTGGGACCTTATCCTGTTCATATAGATGAACTGATAAGAAAACTGTCGATAAATCCCGGGAATCTTTCCAGTATCCTGCTTCAGCTTGAGCTAAAAGGCATTGTTGTGCAATCTCCCGGGAAAATGTTTTCAATAGAACTTGATAAAGATGTTAAATAA
- a CDS encoding M48 family metalloprotease, which produces MPYNNIKKDRRNFLKLAVSMSLLSASPAWAIDLFKIIDPEGKSKDLNKARKILQGTGNILASSTEIDYKSEYTIGESLALQGVKQYGLPVKNSSLQKYVNLVGNAVAGNSIRPSIPYHFIVVDSQIYNAFACPGGIIFISSILVKSMEDESQLAGVLAHEVSHVGHKHALSSIRRAKFFEGVGNITEAAMKGDKGKDFQNMIGTLETTLFDKGLDQTMEYEADLSAMEAAYKTGYDPQGFVKVLEMLQLREKSSSKKGSWFSTHPPLFSRISKCSTKMSAYPDASAMARVADRFTGYRKLL; this is translated from the coding sequence ATGCCATATAATAATATAAAAAAAGACCGAAGAAATTTTCTCAAACTTGCAGTCTCTATGTCGCTTTTGTCTGCAAGTCCTGCCTGGGCAATTGATCTTTTTAAAATAATAGACCCTGAAGGCAAATCAAAGGATTTAAATAAGGCCAGAAAAATTTTGCAGGGTACAGGCAATATTCTTGCCAGTTCCACAGAAATTGATTATAAATCAGAATATACCATAGGAGAAAGCCTTGCCCTTCAAGGTGTTAAACAATACGGACTTCCTGTTAAAAACTCCAGCCTGCAAAAATATGTCAATCTTGTGGGCAATGCTGTAGCTGGAAATTCTATCCGTCCCTCTATTCCCTATCATTTTATTGTTGTTGACAGCCAGATTTACAATGCATTTGCATGTCCAGGCGGAATTATTTTCATAAGTTCTATCCTGGTAAAATCAATGGAAGACGAATCCCAGCTTGCAGGGGTTCTTGCTCATGAGGTTTCTCATGTAGGACATAAACATGCACTAAGTTCCATTCGCAGGGCAAAATTTTTTGAAGGTGTGGGCAATATTACAGAAGCTGCAATGAAAGGAGACAAGGGCAAGGACTTCCAGAATATGATCGGAACCCTTGAGACTACTCTTTTTGACAAAGGGCTGGATCAAACAATGGAATATGAAGCTGATCTCTCGGCTATGGAAGCTGCATACAAGACAGGTTATGATCCCCAGGGTTTTGTAAAGGTGCTGGAAATGCTTCAATTAAGAGAAAAATCCTCAAGTAAAAAAGGTTCATGGTTTTCAACCCATCCTCCTCTTTTTTCAAGAATTTCAAAATGCTCAACAAAGATGTCAGCCTATCCTGATGCATCAGCAATGGCAAGGGTTGCTGACAGATTTACAGGTTATAGAAAGCTTTTATAG
- a CDS encoding PCRF domain-containing protein: protein MGWTKKHGSEKIFTIIVIFAIIITISLGIWWFWFQDKPEQETADSPARIVDNPVEPPKAEPLEPETVIRYNKDDKDFQELMKQRKAEYGLDKGVDMIVTENESVEIGDTVIPMEEILNKIRLQKGQVVEQDIGTVLTAQRKKESIERLFEKLKESEERFWELEKQLSAGESVNPEIMQEQTQEHAELSEIIKKYQLYKETLQNIETRRQILESDDRQQKTLELIKNLEEKKHALEKELKKQVTAKTLKDIPDDNISILLEALDKIEDNFFELEAELDKPEILEQKDIFQKKVRERAALRQIVSGYNLYKQIIKDIEETKTLLDDDKQGKEILENRLAGLRIQRDDLENFLKSKLLPDESLDVYGVYIVRPGDNVWNIHFAFLKEYFKSRNILLSSSADEPLRPGVSSGVGKILKFSENMVYIFNLHERRLSFDLHIIHPLSKIVVFNMGQVFGLLNQVDYTNIRHIRFDGENIWIPAEQ from the coding sequence ATGGGCTGGACAAAAAAACATGGATCAGAAAAGATTTTTACGATTATTGTTATTTTTGCAATTATAATAACCATTTCTCTGGGTATCTGGTGGTTCTGGTTCCAGGACAAACCAGAACAGGAAACTGCTGATTCTCCTGCCAGGATTGTTGATAATCCTGTTGAACCTCCAAAAGCTGAACCTCTGGAGCCTGAAACTGTAATCCGTTATAACAAAGATGATAAAGATTTTCAGGAACTCATGAAACAGCGCAAGGCTGAATATGGTCTTGATAAGGGCGTTGACATGATTGTTACGGAAAATGAATCTGTTGAAATTGGTGATACTGTTATTCCAATGGAGGAAATATTAAATAAGATCCGCCTGCAAAAAGGCCAGGTTGTTGAACAGGATATTGGAACAGTATTGACAGCTCAGAGAAAAAAGGAATCCATAGAACGCCTGTTTGAAAAACTGAAAGAATCTGAAGAACGTTTCTGGGAACTTGAAAAACAACTAAGTGCTGGGGAATCTGTAAATCCTGAAATTATGCAGGAGCAAACACAGGAACATGCAGAGCTTTCTGAGATTATAAAAAAATATCAATTATACAAAGAAACCCTTCAAAACATTGAGACCAGAAGACAAATCCTTGAATCTGACGACCGGCAGCAGAAAACCCTTGAACTTATCAAGAATCTTGAAGAAAAAAAACATGCCCTTGAAAAAGAATTAAAAAAACAGGTTACAGCAAAAACATTAAAAGATATACCTGATGACAATATTTCCATATTATTAGAAGCTCTTGATAAAATTGAAGATAATTTTTTTGAACTTGAAGCTGAACTGGATAAGCCTGAAATTCTGGAACAAAAGGATATATTCCAAAAGAAGGTCAGAGAAAGAGCAGCTCTCAGACAAATTGTTTCAGGTTATAATTTATACAAGCAGATTATCAAAGATATTGAAGAAACAAAAACACTGCTTGATGACGATAAACAAGGAAAAGAGATATTAGAAAACAGGCTGGCTGGTCTTAGAATTCAAAGAGATGATCTTGAAAATTTTTTAAAATCAAAGCTTCTGCCTGATGAAAGTCTTGATGTATATGGTGTTTATATTGTCAGGCCTGGTGATAACGTCTGGAATATTCATTTTGCTTTTCTTAAAGAATATTTTAAAAGCAGAAATATCCTTTTGTCTTCAAGTGCAGATGAGCCTTTAAGACCCGGGGTCAGCTCAGGTGTTGGTAAAATTCTTAAATTTTCAGAAAATATGGTATATATATTTAATCTTCATGAACGAAGATTAAGCTTTGATCTTCATATTATTCATCCTTTGAGCAAGATTGTTGTATTTAATATGGGCCAGGTATTTGGGCTGCTTAACCAGGTTGATTATACAAATATCAGGCATATTCGTTTTGATGGTGAAAATATCTGGATACCTGCTGAACAATAG